The sequence below is a genomic window from Aureispira sp. CCB-E.
TAAATATCCAAATTGACCAATCCTATGCAGCCCATACAACAATGACCTCGTTTTTATATCCAAAATCTGGAAAATACAGAATCGTTATTGTTAATATTCTATACGATTTGCTGTATTACATTGATGATTTATTTGGAGAAGATATAGAAAAGAACCAACAGGAAGACAAACCTGCTTTGTCTGAGTTGATGTATATCTGGCAAACAGGAAAAATAAACAGCATTTATTATAACCAACTAACTAGCAATGAGATAAAAACAGTTTGCACTGCATTACAATGGGTTCGAAACAAAATATTTCAAAGTTGCGAACCTACTTTTTTCAAAAAATTATCTTGGCTTTTGTTTGAACATTTGAGAGATCAATTAAAACCAGATGCCTACGAATCGACAGAAGAATATATTCTATTAAGAAGAAACTTTTCGGGGATGTATGTTGCCATTTATTTAATTGAATATTGCACGGGCAGGTATTTAAATCACGATCTTCTAGAGAAAGTACCTAGCTTGCAAACCGCTATTGACTTATGTGCAGATATTGGAGGATTATCAAATGATATATTTTCTTATCCTAAGGAAAGCCATAGCCAGTTCAATTTAGTAAATAGTTTTGGGGTGCTTAAACAAACAAAAACCTTAGATAAAGCAATTCAAAAATCCATTGATTTGGTTAATAATTGCCACGCCGAATTTAAGAAGATGATCAAACAAATTCGTACCGATATTAAGGGCTTAACAGTAGAAGAAAAGGTAACCGTTTTGCAATTTGCCGATGGGCTTAATTCTATTCTATCCGCTACTTATCATTGGCAATTTGTAACCAATAGATATCGCCACCACCAGCATATTTTAGAAGACATGAAGTATTCGTCTGAACAAATTAACCAAAGAGCATCATAATCGAATCTTTTTCATACAAAAAGCCATTTCCAAAGATTGGAAATGGCTTTTGTTTTTTATCGTCAAAGTAAAATTACTTGCGTTTAGCAATTTCATTGAGTAACCATTTTTCAGCAGCTTCTTTTTCAGTGAAAATATCTACTAAAAATGTCGCTTGCTTATCATTAGACTCAGAATATTTTTTTATCAGTTTTAAATACAGATTACCGACTACTTTTGATCCATACGATGTAATCAATAGTGCTGTAGCCACTTCATCTATCTCTCCATTGATATAACATTCCAAGACCTCTTTTCCTATATAATGATCAGGCAGATGTCTTAATATGCCTCTTTGCTTCTTGTCCACAGCTTTTTTCAAAGCTTTAGCATTTTCAGTAGCCGTTTCAATTGTATCAGGCTTGTCCCAATATTCATTATTGATTACTTCTACAATGTCATCTGGTCGGACTACAATAGTCATTGATTTAGTTTTAAATTCCATATCGCTCTGTTTTTGGGGTTAAACATTGACAATTAAAATAAGCTTTTTTTTCGACAAAAAAGCTCAAATAATAAAATTGTGATTTAATAAAAAGTATTCCTATATCAATTTTTCAAAGATAAGGCTTACTCTTCAACCCTTTATTTTGAATAGAGAGCGATTTGCTCCAATAACCATGCTTCCGCTAGTTCTCGTTTGGTAAATATTTTGACAGGAGGTTTGTCACTTTCCTGTTCTGCATTTTTCTTTTTTCCTGTTAATTTCAAATAAATGTTTCCAACTACTTTAGAAGCAAAAGACCGAGTCATTAAAGCAGTTGCGACTTCTCCTATTTCTGCCTTGATATAACATTCCAGCACTTCTTTTCCAACATACGTATCTGGCATATGACTCAAGATACCTCTCTTTTTTCCATTTACTGCTTTTTTTAGCACCTTGGCATTTTCAGTAGCGGTCTCAATTGTATCTATATTTTCCCACTCTTCGTTATTGGTCACTTCTACAATATCATCTGGCCGAACCTTAATTGTGATAGATTTTGTTTTGTATTCCATTTTTCTTCTTTTAGCTAAATTGACAATTAAAATAAGCTTATTTCTTATAAATCAAATGCCAAATCAGTGAAACAGAACTACGATCTATCAACCATACACCTTGCTGCTATCCTTCAACTTCTATCGTTTTGAATTACATCAATTTGTATGGTTTGCTATTTGTTCTAGCAACCATGCTTCAGCATCCTCTTTTTTTGTAAATATCTTTACTGGAGCCTTGCCTTCTACGCTTTTCGTAGCAGCTTTACCTGTCAATTTTAAAAACAAATTTCCGACTACTTTTGATCCAAAGGAAGTTGTTAACAAAGCGCTAGCTATTTCTCCTATCTCAGCATTTTCGTAACACTCCAATACCTCTTTTGACATGTATGTACTTGGCATGTGACTCAACATAGCTCTTGGTTGTCCATCTACTGCTTTTTTTAACATTGCAATATTTTCTTGAGCAATTTCTATTGTGTCTGCGTCATTCCAGTTTTCATTGTTTAAAATCTCTACAATTCCATCAGGGCGAACAATAATTGTCAATGCTCGTGTTGTTAATTTCATGGTTATCTAATCTTAATAAATGTAAATTAATTTCGTATTAGAAGGCTTTTGATTGAGGGGGGTTGAATTAAAGAGTGCGAAATTAATATATTTTTTAATTTTAGACATACGAAATCCATATTATTTATTGGAGCAAGGTATTTAATTTATTAATTAACCACCTGCACCAAAAATAAGCAAGACAATTTGTCGCCAAAAAATCTATTGATGCTTGGCTATTTGGCTCAAAAGCCAAACGACAGCATCTTCTTTTTTGCTAAAAATTCTAACAGGAGCTTGATTTTTAATTTGACTTGATTTAGCCGCTTTTCCTGTCAATTTCAAATAAGCATTACCCATAACCTTGGCACCAAAAGAAGTCGTTAACATAGCACTTGCCACTTCACCAATTTCTGCTTTGTCATAGCAATCCAATACTTCTTTGCTCATATAAGTACTTGGCATATAGCTCAGCAAAGCTCTCGGCTTATTATCTACTGCTTTAATTAACATTTCGATATTCTCTTTGGCAATCTCAACCGTATCGGGTTGATCCCAACCCTCATTGGTATGCATTTCGATAATTCCATCAGGTCGAACTTTGATTGTCAACGCTCTTGTTTTGTATTCCTTCATATCCCTTTCATTTTTCAATAATAATAATATCAAAATATAAATTATATTAGATATAATCAATTAAAATATCAAATATTTAAAATATTAAATACAACCTTAACACTTAACTTTGCTAAAAAAATTATATCGGAGTAAAATTTAGAAACAAATAAGAAGCAAAACTTGACATTTGTGTAAAAAAAAATTAGTTTTACTTAACTAAAAATGTTAACAGATTATTTATAAATATGAAAAAACAGAGTATCAATAGAGAATATAATTTCCCTGATGCAGATTTGTATGCCCAATGCAAAGAACGCATCCAATATATCAAACGAGATCAGAAAGAATTTGAAAGTTATGCTTATGCTGATAGTAAAATCAAGCACTTTGAGCAATTGTGTAAAAGATTCTCTGATTTGCCAGATGATGACGAGTTGATTGGCAATCAAATGGAAGCTACTAGCAAGAAAAATGATGCCAAAGAAAAACTAAAAACAGCCATTCGATCCGTTATGACTCGCGTTGCTAGCAAATACAATACGCGTTCGGGACATTACCGAAAGTTTGGTACTATCAAAATGAATGATATGAGTGATCCTAAGTTGCTACTTTGTGGGCGTCGTGTTGTACGTGTTTCTAATAAACTGTTGGACTTTTTGGCGGAAACAGGCTTGAGGCAGCCTCACATAGATGCTGTTCAAAGAGCAGCAGCAGCATTTGAAAATACCATTCATATCCAACAAGATAAAGTTTCTGATAGAGACATTTCTGTAGAAAAACGCATTGAATTGGGCAACGAACTTTATCGTGAATTGGTTTTAGTTTGTAATATAGGAAAGGATATTTGGGCAGAAAACAATAAGGCCAAATATGAAAACTACACCATTTACGAAAGCAACAATGATCAGAAAAAAGCTCGAAAAGAACGCCTAAAGCAAGAGGCTAAAACAACAAAAAAATAGCTTTTCGTTAGACAGTGCCCAAGACTTACAAAGGCACTGTCTAATCATTTTAAACAATAAAAAAGCCATACAAAACTGTTATTGATGGCGCTTTTCTAAAACAGCTAATACCTCGCTCAAAGTATAGTTTTTAGCCGCCAGTAGCACCAAATAATGATACATTAAATCCGCAGCCTCTCCCAAGAACAATTCCTTGTTATCATCCTTGGCTTCTATCACCAACTCTATGGCTTCTTCTCCCAACTTTTGAGCTACTTTGTTGATCCCCTTTTCTAATAATTGAGCAGTGTACGAACTATTTTTCAAATTATTTTTCCTCGACTGAATGACAGTCTCTAAGTATTTCAAATCAAAATTGGACTTATTCTCTGTATTAAAACAGGTTCCTGTCCCTTTATGACAAGCGGGTCCTTTAGGCTGCACTTGTATTAACAAAGTATCTTTATCACAATCCTCTTGGATAGCAAGTACTTTCAAATAG
It includes:
- a CDS encoding terpene synthase family protein — protein: MKERNTTTKNFDFFSNHFTLRTTTTFNSQQLSISELRPQHHEAMESILLATSRLSKELNIQIDQSYAAHTTMTSFLYPKSGKYRIVIVNILYDLLYYIDDLFGEDIEKNQQEDKPALSELMYIWQTGKINSIYYNQLTSNEIKTVCTALQWVRNKIFQSCEPTFFKKLSWLLFEHLRDQLKPDAYESTEEYILLRRNFSGMYVAIYLIEYCTGRYLNHDLLEKVPSLQTAIDLCADIGGLSNDIFSYPKESHSQFNLVNSFGVLKQTKTLDKAIQKSIDLVNNCHAEFKKMIKQIRTDIKGLTVEEKVTVLQFADGLNSILSATYHWQFVTNRYRHHQHILEDMKYSSEQINQRAS
- the hisIE gene encoding bifunctional phosphoribosyl-AMP cyclohydrolase/phosphoribosyl-ATP diphosphatase HisIE encodes the protein MIELNYEKTGGLVPAIIQDAKTKNVLMLGYMNQAAFEQTKATKLVTFYSRTKKRLWTKGETSGNYLKVLAIQEDCDKDTLLIQVQPKGPACHKGTGTCFNTENKSNFDLKYLETVIQSRKNNLKNSSYTAQLLEKGINKVAQKLGEEAIELVIEAKDDNKELFLGEAADLMYHYLVLLAAKNYTLSEVLAVLEKRHQ